Proteins encoded in a region of the Paenibacillus sp. W2I17 genome:
- a CDS encoding GlsB/YeaQ/YmgE family stress response membrane protein, translated as MDLLWVLIVGGLIGWLSGNLIGRDVPGGVLGNIIAGFIGSWLGTELLGPRGPVIGGFHIIPAIVGSIIALLIFFALARGGAFRRR; from the coding sequence ATGGATCTGCTCTGGGTACTCATTGTTGGTGGACTTATTGGCTGGTTAAGCGGCAACTTGATTGGACGGGACGTACCGGGCGGTGTACTTGGGAACATTATTGCGGGTTTTATCGGTTCCTGGTTAGGAACGGAATTGCTGGGACCAAGGGGGCCGGTGATTGGCGGATTTCATATTATTCCCGCCATCGTTGGCTCGATTATTGCCCTGCTTATCTTCTTCGCTCTGGCACGCGGCGGAGCCTTCCGAAGACGTTA